In Archangium violaceum, the following are encoded in one genomic region:
- a CDS encoding DUF4032 domain-containing protein → MTSSHGLTALHLRQGHPDFLDLPWHLPLGDWNPKVCSRLVEVPRGLSRHTVVFVSYGTDIYALKELPVPVGQREYDVLRGLEDRRLPAVTAVGFARMRVPGEPKDETGVLLTQYLPSSLPYRVLFMNKGLERYRERLLDAMASLLVRLHLGGFYWGDCSLSNVLFRRDAGELQAYAVDAETSELHAKLSDGQRNLDLMIMEENVTGGLADLAAMVELPHTLDVYETARSIRQRYERLWSETHKEISISARESYRIHERIRALNELGFSVSEVDLVASGDGSQLRMRTIVTDREYHRHQLHNLTGLVAEERQAALILNEIREVKATLTRELNRSVPLSVAAFRWMDDRFRPTMSQLERELGPAIDEAELYCQVLEHKWFLSERAKKDVGLKVAVKGYVALRREQPALALLRSASAPLPTVVTEASVSTEAAMDTPSEEAEDEEADTAASQVPVPVPSGGGAR, encoded by the coding sequence ATGACCTCGTCTCATGGGCTCACCGCGCTGCACCTTCGCCAGGGCCACCCGGACTTCCTGGATCTGCCGTGGCACCTGCCACTGGGGGATTGGAACCCGAAGGTGTGCTCGCGGTTGGTGGAAGTGCCTCGAGGCCTCTCCCGGCACACCGTCGTCTTCGTCAGCTACGGCACGGACATCTACGCGCTCAAGGAGCTGCCCGTGCCGGTGGGGCAGCGCGAGTATGACGTGCTGCGAGGGCTGGAGGACCGGCGGCTGCCGGCGGTGACGGCGGTGGGTTTCGCGCGGATGCGCGTGCCGGGCGAGCCCAAGGACGAGACGGGCGTGCTGCTCACCCAGTACCTGCCCTCGTCGCTGCCCTACCGGGTGCTCTTCATGAACAAGGGCCTGGAGCGCTACCGCGAGCGGCTGCTGGACGCGATGGCCAGCCTGCTGGTGCGGCTGCACCTCGGTGGCTTCTATTGGGGTGACTGCTCCCTGTCCAACGTGCTCTTCCGCCGCGACGCGGGCGAGCTCCAGGCGTACGCGGTGGACGCGGAGACCTCGGAGCTGCACGCGAAGCTCTCGGACGGCCAGCGCAACCTGGACCTGATGATCATGGAGGAGAACGTCACCGGCGGGCTCGCGGACCTGGCGGCGATGGTGGAGCTGCCCCACACGCTCGATGTGTACGAGACGGCCCGGAGCATCCGCCAGCGCTACGAGCGGCTCTGGTCGGAGACGCACAAGGAGATCTCCATCTCGGCGCGCGAGAGCTACCGCATCCACGAGCGCATCCGCGCGCTCAACGAGCTGGGCTTCTCGGTGAGCGAGGTGGACCTGGTGGCGAGCGGCGACGGGAGCCAGCTGCGGATGCGGACCATCGTGACGGACCGCGAGTACCACCGGCACCAGCTGCACAACCTGACGGGCCTGGTGGCGGAGGAGCGGCAGGCGGCGCTCATCCTCAACGAGATTCGCGAGGTGAAGGCCACGCTGACGCGCGAGCTGAACCGGAGCGTGCCGCTGAGCGTGGCGGCGTTCCGCTGGATGGATGATCGCTTCCGGCCGACGATGAGCCAGCTGGAGCGGGAGCTCGGGCCGGCGATCGACGAGGCCGAGCTCTACTGCCAGGTGCTGGAGCACAAGTGGTTCCTGTCGGAGCGGGCGAAGAAGGACGTGGGCCTGAAGGTGGCGGTGAAGGGGTACGTGGCGCTGCGCCGCGAGCAGCCGGCCCTGGCGCTCCTGCGCTCCGCGAGCGCCCCGCTGCCCACCGTGGTCACCGAGGCCTCCGTGTCCACCGAGGCCGCGATGGACACCCCCAGCGAGGAGGCCGAGGACGAGGAGGCGGACACCGCGGCCTCCCAGGTGCCCGTCCCCGTTCCGTCGGGCGGTGGGGCGCGGTGA
- a CDS encoding halocarboxylic acid dehydrogenase DehI family protein encodes MAGPKQVSEREAHGDVERVLHEMRRTLRVTGLDVTVHTWARFERFLVGMWEAMGPNAETRAFESAADEVRVWAVDAAERLGPPLGAWDAVPLGESQRYQLRGALELYHYLNPKMLVFTSAVQLALRDEPVGTLQPLGSAERIERGAPARMMAMEWVSEPPDDARLRGLFKDIQETVGPPSLPGDFRGLAMWPEYLGAVWTRLKPRMKGEEWARACDALLALSRRLARNLPYEVALSRERVEVLHEDAEVIQRMTVQFEWRLPVLVLAMATLVCDAREVERRLPFPAEARLVPDFVVAGELR; translated from the coding sequence ATGGCCGGACCGAAGCAGGTGAGCGAGCGCGAGGCTCACGGGGACGTGGAGCGGGTGCTGCACGAGATGCGGCGGACGCTGCGGGTGACGGGGCTGGACGTGACGGTGCACACGTGGGCGCGCTTCGAGCGCTTCCTCGTGGGGATGTGGGAGGCGATGGGCCCGAACGCGGAGACGCGGGCCTTCGAGTCGGCGGCGGACGAGGTGCGCGTGTGGGCGGTGGACGCGGCGGAGCGCCTGGGCCCCCCGCTGGGCGCCTGGGACGCGGTGCCGCTGGGCGAGAGCCAGCGCTACCAGCTGCGAGGGGCGCTGGAGCTGTACCACTACCTCAATCCGAAGATGCTGGTGTTCACCTCGGCGGTGCAACTGGCGCTGCGGGACGAGCCGGTGGGCACGCTGCAACCGCTGGGGAGCGCCGAGCGCATCGAGCGGGGCGCTCCGGCGCGGATGATGGCGATGGAGTGGGTGTCGGAGCCGCCGGACGACGCGCGGCTGCGCGGCCTCTTCAAGGACATCCAGGAGACGGTGGGACCGCCGTCACTGCCGGGAGACTTCCGGGGGCTGGCGATGTGGCCGGAGTACCTGGGGGCGGTGTGGACGCGGCTCAAGCCGAGGATGAAGGGCGAGGAGTGGGCCCGCGCCTGTGACGCGCTGCTGGCCCTGTCGAGGCGGCTGGCGCGGAACCTGCCGTACGAGGTGGCGCTGTCCAGGGAGCGCGTGGAGGTGCTGCACGAGGACGCGGAGGTCATCCAGCGGATGACGGTCCAGTTCGAGTGGCGGCTGCCGGTGCTGGTGCTCGCGATGGCGACGCTGGTGTGCGACGCGAGAGAGGTGGAGCGGCGGCTGCCCTTCCCGGCCGAGGCGCGGCTGGTGCCGGACTTCGTGGTGGCGGGAGAGCTGCGATGA
- a CDS encoding SDR family oxidoreductase: MENIQGWTALVTGAGSGIGEACALALSQAGARLVLVGRRGEKLEALAAKLQTPAHPLVLDVRSRKDVESSLASLPAEFAQVDILVNNAGVALGMDPAHQTSLDDWEAMVDTNCKGLLYVTHALLPGMVQRNRGHIVNLGSVAATYPYPGGNVYGATKAFVHQLSQNLKADLVGTRVRVTDVQPGMVETDFSLVRFKGDEERARKVYQGMEALTPEDIADIVAWCVTRPARVNINVVEVMPADQGFGSFNIKRR; encoded by the coding sequence ATGGAAAACATTCAGGGATGGACGGCCCTCGTCACCGGGGCCGGTTCGGGAATCGGCGAAGCGTGTGCCCTCGCGCTCTCCCAGGCGGGAGCGCGGCTGGTGCTGGTGGGGCGCCGGGGCGAGAAGCTCGAGGCGCTGGCGGCGAAGCTCCAGACGCCCGCCCATCCGCTGGTGCTGGACGTGCGCTCGCGCAAGGACGTCGAGTCCTCGCTCGCCTCCCTTCCGGCCGAGTTCGCCCAGGTGGACATCCTCGTCAACAACGCGGGCGTCGCGCTGGGCATGGACCCCGCCCACCAGACATCGCTGGATGACTGGGAAGCGATGGTGGACACCAACTGCAAGGGCCTGCTCTACGTGACGCACGCGCTGCTGCCCGGCATGGTGCAGCGCAATCGCGGGCACATCGTGAACCTCGGCTCCGTGGCCGCCACCTACCCCTACCCCGGTGGCAACGTCTACGGCGCGACCAAGGCCTTCGTGCACCAGCTCTCGCAGAACCTGAAGGCGGACCTCGTGGGCACGCGCGTGCGCGTCACCGACGTGCAGCCCGGCATGGTGGAGACCGACTTCTCCCTCGTCCGCTTCAAGGGAGACGAGGAGCGCGCGCGCAAGGTCTACCAGGGCATGGAGGCGCTCACGCCGGAGGACATCGCGGACATCGTCGCGTGGTGTGTCACCCGCCCCGCCCGCGTGAACATCAACGTCGTCGAGGTCATGCCCGCCGACCAGGGCTTCGGCTCCTTCAACATCAAGCGGCGCTGA
- a CDS encoding alpha/beta fold hydrolase, which yields MNWRDYQARQRVVELGHRFISYVDEGRGAPLVLLHGIPTWGFLWSGLLSALSMTHRVLIPDLLGYGYSDRRDDFDRSIARQAEALDAWMDRLGVMDATVVGHDIGGGVAQHLAVRFPRRVSRLCLMNSICFDSWPIELMMQLGHPGVARRLSARAVQRALRMALKRTGFATAPPDGVLDGLLAPYATEVGKTSLVRNAAALNTNQTQELVPRLGHMAVPTRVVWGVDDVFQPVKWGERLAWEIPGAKLVRVANAKHFVMWDQPHAVMTALFEFLEREERPRLEGGLDVPSVQGPLI from the coding sequence ATGAACTGGCGCGACTACCAGGCGAGGCAGCGGGTGGTGGAGCTGGGCCACCGCTTCATCAGCTACGTGGACGAGGGGCGGGGAGCGCCGCTGGTGCTGCTGCACGGGATTCCCACGTGGGGCTTCCTGTGGAGCGGGTTGCTGTCGGCGCTGTCGATGACGCACCGGGTGCTGATTCCGGACCTGCTGGGGTACGGGTACTCGGACCGGCGGGACGACTTCGACCGCTCCATCGCGCGGCAGGCGGAGGCGCTGGATGCGTGGATGGACCGGCTGGGGGTGATGGACGCCACCGTCGTGGGGCACGACATCGGCGGAGGCGTGGCGCAGCACCTGGCGGTCCGCTTCCCCCGGCGGGTGTCGAGGCTCTGCCTGATGAACAGCATCTGCTTCGACTCGTGGCCCATCGAGCTGATGATGCAGCTGGGACACCCGGGTGTGGCGAGGCGGCTGTCGGCGAGGGCGGTGCAGCGGGCGTTGAGGATGGCGCTGAAGCGGACGGGCTTCGCGACGGCCCCGCCGGACGGTGTGTTGGACGGATTGCTGGCGCCATACGCGACGGAGGTGGGGAAGACCTCCCTGGTACGCAACGCGGCGGCGCTGAACACGAACCAGACGCAGGAGCTGGTGCCGAGGCTGGGGCACATGGCGGTGCCCACGCGGGTGGTGTGGGGCGTGGACGACGTCTTCCAGCCGGTGAAGTGGGGCGAGCGGCTGGCGTGGGAGATACCGGGCGCGAAGCTGGTCCGGGTGGCGAACGCGAAGCACTTCGTGATGTGGGACCAGCCCCACGCGGTGATGACGGCGCTGTTCGAGTTCCTCGAGAGGGAGGAGCGGCCCCGGTTGGAGGGAGGACTGGATGTCCCCTCCGTGCAGGGACCGCTGATTTGA
- a CDS encoding SAM-dependent methyltransferase, with protein sequence MERHPPQGQRTVHCEDALAWLEARSVLDGCSLITSMPDVSEFPSLTVAEWKEWFVRTASLVLSRCPDDGVTLFYQTDVKKDGTWVDKGYLVQKAAEQSGHSLLWHKVVCRAPPGNITFGRPAYSHLLCFSRGLRLDLSKSTADVLPQAGEVTWTRGMGVQACLVACRFVLENTSTRTIVDPFCGHGSVLAVANSLGLDAVGVELSRKRAKKARALRFPFGSEEPSDEEGPEPES encoded by the coding sequence GTGGAGCGCCATCCCCCCCAGGGTCAGCGGACGGTCCACTGCGAGGATGCGCTCGCGTGGTTGGAGGCGCGGAGCGTGCTCGACGGGTGCTCGCTCATCACCTCGATGCCCGACGTGTCCGAGTTCCCCTCGCTCACCGTGGCGGAGTGGAAGGAGTGGTTCGTCCGCACCGCCTCGCTCGTGCTCTCGCGCTGCCCGGACGACGGCGTCACCCTCTTCTACCAGACCGACGTCAAGAAGGACGGGACCTGGGTCGACAAGGGTTACCTCGTCCAGAAGGCCGCCGAGCAATCCGGCCATTCGTTGCTGTGGCACAAGGTGGTGTGCCGCGCTCCTCCGGGCAACATCACCTTCGGGCGGCCCGCGTACTCGCACCTGCTGTGCTTCTCGCGAGGCCTGCGGCTGGACCTGTCGAAGTCCACCGCCGATGTGCTCCCCCAGGCCGGCGAGGTGACGTGGACCCGGGGCATGGGCGTGCAGGCCTGTCTCGTCGCCTGCCGCTTCGTGCTGGAGAACACGTCCACCCGCACCATCGTGGATCCGTTCTGCGGCCACGGCTCCGTGCTCGCCGTCGCCAACTCGCTGGGACTGGATGCGGTGGGCGTCGAGCTCAGCCGCAAGCGGGCGAAGAAGGCCCGGGCGCTCAGGTTTCCGTTCGGAAGCGAGGAGCCCTCGGACGAAGAGGGCCCAGAGCCGGAGTCCTGA